The Vitis riparia cultivar Riparia Gloire de Montpellier isolate 1030 chromosome 3, EGFV_Vit.rip_1.0, whole genome shotgun sequence genome includes a region encoding these proteins:
- the LOC117911401 gene encoding pollen-specific leucine-rich repeat extensin-like protein 3 — protein sequence MANLPIMQALGCFILLSFLFSSVSSFSLALSDAEASLIARRQLLSLPEDGDLPDDFEYEIDLVVTFANSRLRRAYIALQAWKNAMYSDPFNTTGNWVGANVCAYNGVFCAPALDDSNLSVVAGVDINHADIAGYLPAELGLMTDLALFHINSNRFCGIIPKSFSRLLLMHEFDISNNRFVGPFPTVVLSLPALRYLDIRFNDFEGSLPEEVFEKELDALFVNDNRFTGSIPETLGQSTASVVVFANNKLTGCIPKSIGKMANTLNEIVFSNNDFGGCLPTEIGMLGNATVFAAGSNSFTGVLLKSFSGLKKVEHLDVSHNTLTGFVPDGICKLPSLSNFTFSYNFFKGEAPSCQPPSRADITLDDTSNCLSDRPKQKSARTCLPVVSRPVDCSKSKCGGKSSPPKPRPPVRSPTPPPASTPRSPPTPKPQPQPSPSPASPKPQPAPPKSTPPTPKPRPSPPKSAPSTPKPQPSPLPAPPTPTPTPTQKPKPSPHPPKTSSPPPPRKATPPAPTPKPSPAPISSPPQPSHPSPPSDSAAPSPSPKPAPIPQVPPPAFPPDPKNYSPIFSPPLPGRPPAKSPLPPTSPAPAPSHTPPVHSTPPPVRSPPPPVFSPPPPIPVRSPPPPTPVRSPPPPPEHSPPPPVQSPPPPLYSPSPPVHSPPPPVSSPPPPVHSPPPPVRSPPPPVSSPPPPPVSSPPPPVHSPPPPVSSPPPPVSSPPPPVAFPPPPVSSPPPPVHSPPPPPVFSPPPAVRSPPPPVSSPPPPVHSPSPPVSSPPPPVSSPPPPPVSSPPPPVSSPPPPVHSPPPRVFSPPPRVFSPPPPVRSPPSPAFSPPPPVRSPSPPAFSPPPPSPSLPPPPPPPSFSAPPPSDDFVLPPNIGFEYSSPPPPMFPGY from the coding sequence ATGGCTAACCTTCCAATAATGCAGGCCTTAGGCTGCTTTATTCTTCtgtctttccttttctcttcgGTCTCATCCTTCTCTTTGGCTCTTTCTGATGCTGAGGCGTCCCTCATCGCCCGGCGTCAGCTCTTGTCTCTCCCTGAGGATGGTGATCTCCCTGATGACTTTGAATATGAGATTGATCTTGTTGTAACCTTTGCCAATTCTAGGCTCCGGAGAGCTTACATTGCTCTTCAGGCATGGAAAAATGCTATGTACTCTGACCCTTTTAACACAACTGGCAATTGGGTTGGTGCCAATGTGTGTGCCTATAATGGTGTCTTCTGTGCTCCGGCTCTTGATGATTCCAACTTGAGTGTTGTTGCTGGTGTTGATATTAACCATGCCGATATTGCTGGCTACCTTCCAGCTGAGCTGGGGCTTATGACTGATCTTGCGCTCTTCCATATCAATTCAAACCGGTTTTGTGGAATCATTCCCAAGAGTTTCTCTAGGCTGCTTCTTATGCATGAGTTTGACATCAGTAACAATCGGTTTGTTGGCCCCTTCCCCACAGTTGTCCTATCGTTGCCAGCCCTCAGGTACCTCGACATCAGGTTTAATGACTTTGAAGGCAGTCTGCCGGAAGAGGTGTTTGAGAAGGAACTTGATGCCTTGTTCGTGAATGATAACCGGTTCACAGGCTCCATCCCTGAAACTCTAGGCCAGTCAACAGCCTCGGTGGTTGTTTTCGCGAACAATAAACTCACTGGATGCATTCCAAAGAGCATTGGCAAGATGGCTAACACATTGAATGAGATCGTTTTCTCCAACAATGACTTTGGTGGCTGCTTGCCAACAGAGATCGGAATGCTGGGTAATGCGACTGTGTTTGCTGCGGGTTCTAACTCCTTCACTGGGGTCCTGCTCAAGAGCTTTTCAGGCCTAAAGAAGGTGGAGCATCTGGATGTTTCACACAATACACTAACAGGGTTTGTCCCTGACGGAATCTGCAAGTTGCCTAGTTTGTCGAATTTTACGTTCTCTTACAATTTCTTCAAGGGAGAGGCTCCATCGTGCCAGCCACCTTCGAGGGCGGACATAACATTGGATGACACAAGCAATTGTTTGTCGGACAGGCCAAAGCAGAAGTCAGCCAGAACATGTTTACCAGTTGTGAGTCGGCCGGTAGATTGTAGCAAGTCCAAGTGTGGAGGAAAATCTTCGCCCCCTAAACCAAGGCCACCAGTCCGTAGTCCAACACCACCCCCGGCTTCCACCCCACGGTCCCCACCTACCCCTAAACCACAACCCCAGCCTTCTCCTTCCCCAGCATCTCCTAAACCACAGCCTGCTCCTCCTAAGTCCACCCCACCAACACCTAAACCAAGGCCTAGTCCGCCCAAGTCGGCCCCATCGACACCCAAACCGCAGCCTAGTCCTTTGCCAGCGCCTCCAACACCAACGCCAACACCAACACAAAAGCCAAAACCATCTCCACACCCACCTAAAACTTCCAGCCCGCCTCCTCCTCGTAAGGCCACCCCTCCAGCCCCTACACCAAAGCCATCTCCAGCTCCGATTTCTTCTCCCCCACAACCGTCTCATCCATCTCCCCCGTCAGATTCTGCTGCTCCATCCCCTTCACCAAAACCAGCTCCTATTCCCCAAGTCCCACCACCGGCGTTTCCACCAGACCCGAAGAACTATTCGCCGATATTTTCACCACCGTTGCCAGGTCGTCCACCAGCAAAATCACCACTTCCACCAACCTCTCCAGCACCTGCTCCATCCCATACACCGCCGGTCCACTCTACACCACCCCCTGTCCGATCTCCTCCACCACCGGTTTTCTCTCCACCACCACCAATCCCCGTCCGATCTCCTCCACCACCAACCCCCGTCCGAtctcctccaccaccaccagAACACTCCCCACCACCGCCGGTACAGTCCCCTCCACCACCCTTGTACTCACCATCTCCTCCAGTTCATTCCCCACCACCACCAGTCTCCTCTCCACCACCACCAGTCCACTCTCCACCACCACCTGTCCGCTCCCCACCACCACCAGTCTCCtctcctccaccaccaccagtCTCTTCTCCCCCACCACCTGTCCACTCCCCACCTCCACCAGTCTCCTCTCCACCTCCACCAGTCTCTTCTCCACCTCCACCAGTCGCCTTTCCTCCACCACCTGTCTCCTCTCCCCCTCCACCCGTCCAttccccaccaccaccaccagtcTTTTCTCCCCCACCAGCAGTTCGCTCCCCACCACCACCAGTCTCTTCTCCCCCACCACCTGTCCACTCCCCATCTCCACCAGTCTCCTCTCCACCTCCACCAGTCTCTtctccacctccaccacccGTCTCCTCTCCTCCACCACCCGTCTCCTCTCCCCCTCCACCCGTCCATTCCCCACCACCACGAGTCTTTTCTCCCCCACCACGAGTCTTTTCTCCCCCACCACCAGTTCGTTCCCCACCATCACCG
- the LOC117911403 gene encoding CCG-binding protein 1 — MIKSFALSSPSLIFDVRDSRSSTVCCSSRNSQPYIPKLEPFSRSKLDRVLKEPPLIQKCENELMDYCSTLEGDDSYSCWQAYFELKDLEKESPKEDVEKLILQVGGLKSLIGCLHHVATFSKGKKAGIGSVKAVNTEKEEGERPFPVPDGLPKSQEELEEEDKGRMPDSAFTRLLRTKGRFPAWYSPAPDHETD; from the exons ATGATAAAATCATTCGCTCTTTCGTCTCCTTCTCTGATTTTTGATGTCAGAGATTCAAGATCCTCTACAGTTTGCTGTTCTTCAAGGAACAGCCAGCCTTACATCCCAAAGCTCGAGCCTTTCAGCCGAAGCAAACTCGATCGAGTCCTCAAGGAGCCTCCTTTGATCCAAAAGTGCGAAAACGAGCTCATGG ATTATTGTTCGACGCTCGAAGGAGATGACTCGTATAGCTGTTGGCAGGCATATTTCGAGCTCAAAGATTTAGAA AAAGAGTCCCCAAAGGAAGATGTAGAGAAGCTGATTCTTCAAGTGGGGGGCTTGAAGTCTCTGATTGGATGCCTACACCATGTTGCAACCTTCAGTAAAGGGAAAAAGGCCGGGATTGGATCAGTAAAGGCGGTGAATACAGAGAAGGAAGAAGGAGAAAGACCGTTTCCCGTCCCGGATGGACTGCCAAAATCACAAGAAGAGCTTGAAGAAGAGGACAAAGGAAGAATGCCAGATTCGGCTTTCACCAGGCTTCTGAGAACAAAGGGGAGGTTCCCTGCATGGTATTCTCCAGCCCCTGACCACGAAACCGATTGA